One segment of Bacillus alkalisoli DNA contains the following:
- the fliM gene encoding flagellar motor switch protein FliM — translation MSTDIMSQSEIDALLSALSTGEMDADILKNESKEKKVKVYDFKRALRFSKDQIRNLSRIHENYARLLTTYFSAQLRTYIQINVASVDQVPYEEFIRSIPKMTFLNVIEFPPLDGRVLMEFNPNIAYAMLDRQLGGRGTSFNKIDSLTEIETKLMTNLFEGAVENFGEAWETVAQIEPFLADLEINPQFLQMVSPNETVIVISFNITIGEISGMINVCIPHVVLEPIIPKLSVHYWMEEKSKQRQPHEEQALKRAIKGTFLTLTAELGETEISFSDLLDLAVGDVIPIHKSITDPIKVKVDEKPTFLGQIGKAKNYLAVQILSELKEGEEDDE, via the coding sequence ATGTCTACAGATATTATGTCTCAAAGTGAAATTGATGCTTTGTTATCAGCACTATCTACAGGCGAAATGGACGCTGATATTTTAAAAAATGAGTCAAAAGAGAAGAAAGTGAAAGTTTATGATTTTAAAAGAGCACTTAGATTCTCTAAAGATCAAATTAGAAATTTATCACGCATCCATGAAAATTATGCGAGGCTCTTAACTACTTACTTCTCTGCACAACTAAGGACATACATTCAAATAAATGTTGCATCCGTAGATCAAGTACCATACGAGGAGTTCATACGTTCTATCCCAAAAATGACATTTTTAAATGTTATTGAATTCCCCCCTCTTGATGGTCGAGTGTTAATGGAATTTAACCCTAATATTGCTTATGCGATGTTAGATAGACAATTAGGTGGAAGAGGAACTAGCTTTAATAAAATTGATAGTTTAACAGAGATTGAAACGAAATTAATGACAAATTTATTCGAAGGTGCTGTTGAGAATTTTGGAGAGGCATGGGAAACTGTTGCACAAATTGAACCGTTTTTAGCTGATTTAGAAATTAATCCGCAATTTTTACAAATGGTTTCTCCGAATGAAACGGTAATTGTCATCTCTTTTAACATTACAATAGGAGAAATTAGTGGAATGATTAATGTTTGCATTCCACATGTAGTATTAGAGCCAATAATTCCTAAGTTATCGGTTCATTATTGGATGGAAGAAAAGAGCAAGCAAAGACAGCCACATGAAGAACAAGCATTAAAAAGAGCAATCAAAGGAACGTTTTTAACATTAACAGCAGAACTTGGTGAAACAGAGATAAGTTTTTCCGATTTACTTGATTTAGCTGTAGGTGATGTTATTCCAATTCATAAAAGTATTACAGATCCTATAAAGGTCAAAGTAGACGAAAAACCAACCTTTTTAGGACAAATAGGCAAAGCAAAAAATTATTTAGCTGTACAAATTTTGAGTGAACTCAAGGAGGGAGAGGAAGATGATGAATGA
- the fliL gene encoding flagellar basal body-associated protein FliL: MFQNKLVNTMLIILLFIFLLGIVVLVTVNIFYGDSNGTKEPSIDEVLKYSVDFNEITTNLQSGGYVRVQYKIQTDSNKARNELEKRNFQLENIVIHTIANKVASDFSGGEGIVELEEEIRFQLNSIMQDGKVVQVYTTRFLLQK, translated from the coding sequence ATGTTCCAAAATAAATTAGTTAATACGATGCTTATCATTCTATTATTTATTTTCTTATTAGGAATTGTCGTATTAGTAACAGTTAACATCTTTTACGGAGATTCTAATGGAACGAAAGAACCTTCAATTGATGAAGTGTTAAAGTACTCGGTCGATTTTAACGAAATAACAACGAACTTGCAGAGTGGTGGCTATGTTCGAGTGCAATATAAAATCCAAACAGATAGTAATAAAGCAAGGAACGAATTAGAAAAAAGAAATTTTCAATTAGAAAACATCGTTATTCATACGATTGCTAATAAAGTTGCAAGCGACTTTTCAGGTGGAGAAGGTATTGTAGAACTTGAAGAGGAAATTAGGTTCCAATTAAATTCGATTATGCAGGACGGGAAAGTTGTTCAAGTTTATACAACACGCTTTCTCCTTCAAAAATAA
- a CDS encoding flagellar FlbD family protein produces MMIKLTKTNGTVFTVNAWIIEQVEEVPDTVITLTNGKKLFVKESMEEVTKQSLQFFHHIYNARDMGEK; encoded by the coding sequence ATGATGATAAAGTTAACTAAAACGAATGGAACAGTTTTTACAGTGAATGCTTGGATTATTGAACAAGTAGAAGAAGTACCAGATACCGTAATTACATTAACAAATGGAAAAAAGCTGTTTGTAAAAGAATCAATGGAGGAAGTAACTAAACAAAGTTTACAGTTCTTTCATCATATTTATAATGCAAGGGACATGGGGGAGAAATAA